The Cloacibacterium sp. TD35 region CTGAATGATTATTCTCTCGAGACTTTTGGTCAGGATCTATTTTATCAGAACAGAAGTGATCTCCGCGGCATCGACCGGGAAATCAATATTGCCAAACTCAAACAGGATCTGGAAAAGCAGAATCTAAAGCCGGAATTTGGCGTAAAGTTCGAAAACATGTTTGGTTTTGGCGGCCAGCCCATGCAGTTTTCTCTGATGCTGATGGCAAAACTGCCTTTCGTATCCTGGGCTTCAGGCATGAATAAAGCCAATATTGAAAGCCTGAAACTGAAAGAAGAAGCCTTGCAGGCACAGAAAGAAATGATGGTGAACGAATACAGCGGAATGGCCTACGGAATGCGCAATGAACTGGATCTGAATAAAAATCAGCTGAAACTCTATGAAGACACCATTATTCCGGCCTTAAAAAACAACTACAAATCCATGCAGTTGGGCTATGAGCAGAATACGGAAGAACTCTTCATGTTATATGACGCATGGGAACAGCTGAATATGGCCCAACTGGAATATTTCGAGATCCTTACCAAAGCACTGCAGACGCAAACTGAAATTGACCGCTTAATTGAAAGAAGATGAGAAAAATTATAATATTCACTATGCTTTTATTTGGTTTGACGGCGTGTGACAAAGTTAAGTTCTGGGAAGATAAGCACTCGGCAGAAGCTGCAATGCATACTTATACCTGTCCGATGCACCCGGAAGTGATTTCAGACAAACCCGGCAAATGTCCCAAATGTGGGATGGATTTGGTCCTGAAAGATGCCCCTGAAAAAAAGGAAGAGGGGATTAAACTCGACGATCTGTTGAAACCAACCAATGAATTTGTAGTGTCGGAACAGCCCGTAATAAAAGTAAAAAGAGAAAACATACCCACCACGGTTGATGCTTTAGGGACGGTAGAATACGATACTCGACAGATTGGTAGTATTTCCTCACGCGTTGCGGGCCGTATCGAGAAACTCTATGTGCGGTATAAATATCAGAAAGTGTCCAAAGGCCAGCGTATTTTAGATATTTACAGCCCGGAACTTTTAACAGCACAGCAAAACCTGCTCTTCGTTATTAAAAATGACCGCTCAAACAAAACGATGATTGATGCCTCACGCCAGAAACTCCTTCTTTTGGGAATGCCGGCTTCACAGATTGAGAAAGTCATCCAGCGAGGGAAACCTGATCTCACAGTTCCGGTTTTCAGCAATTACAGCGGACACATTCAGCAGGCAGGATCGGCAGGAAGCATGGGGTCATCACCACAATCTGCACCCGCAATGGCTTCAAATAACGCGGTCACCGCAGAACTACCGCTGAAGGAAGGAATGTATCTTCAAAAAGGACAGAATATTTTCAGTGTCTACAATCCCAACAGAACCTGGGCTCTGATCAATATTTTCTCTGAAGACATCGCACTGGTCAGCAAAGGACAGTCAGTCATGATCATCCCAGAAGCCAATCCGGATAACCGCTTCAAAGGAACCATCGGTTTTATTGAACCCTTTTTCAGGCAGGGCAGCAAAACCGTAACGGCGCGCGTCTATTTTGATAATTCCACCGCAAAAATTCCTGTCGGAAGTCAGGTTAAAGCGGAGATTATGAGCCACAACAGAATGGCAGACTGGCTGCCGAAATCAGCGGTGGTTTCTTTAGGGATTGATAAAATCGCGTTCAAAAAAGTAGAAGGCGGTTTTATTGCCCACAAGGTTGTTACCGGCGCGGTGGTAGGCGATAAAATTCAGATCGTCAGTGGTTTGCTTCCTGAAGATGGAGTTGCCGAAAATGCACAGTACCTGATGGACAGCGAAAGTTTCATAAAAATTAACAGATAAAAATTGATAAGATGAAATTTAATATTTTAATGCTGGCCTTGCTGGTTTTTCTTTACTCCTGTAAAAAGGAGGAAGATCCGCATGCCGGCCACGATACCTACTACACCTGTTCCATGCACCCGCAGGTAGTCTCCGATAAACCCGGAAAATGCCCCATTTGTCACATGGATTTGGTGCCTGTGGAGAAGAAAAAGAATGCGGATCCTAACGAAATTGTTTTGAATGACGAGCAGGTTAAACTTGGGAATATCAAAACAGTCGCGCTATCTGATGGGTCTATGGCCGACAAACTTACCCTGACTGGAACACTCAATTTTAATCAGTACCAAATGCAGGCAGTAAGTTCCAGAGTAATGGGCAGAGTTGAACGGTTGTATTATAAAAACATTGGCGATTTTGTTCCGAAGGGGGCGCCGTTGGTCGATATTTACAGTGAAGAACTCAATAATGCAAAGCAGGAATATTTGCTGGCATTAGAAAGACGCAAACTGTTTGTCGGCAATACTTCCATTGATTTTGATCAGTTGCTCCAAAGTTCCCGCAACAAGCTTTATTTATGGGGAATGTCCGAAAGCCAGATCAAACAGTTGGAAAGATCAGGAAAAGCCACGCCAACCACTACCGTGTTCAGCAATGCAGCCGGGTACATCACCGATCTGAGCATTGCCGAAGGCGATTATCTTGCGGAAGGCGGCACCATCGTGAATCTGGCAGACCTTTCATCGCTGTGGGCGGAGGCGCAGGTTTATTCCTCTCAAATGGCTCTCCTTCAGAAAGACAGCAAGGTCACCGTATATATTCCCGATCTGGATAATTTGAAGATTAATGGGAAGGTTGATTTTACAAACCCTGAAATAAGCGCCTCCAGCAGGATAAATCTGGTTCGCATTTCCGTGCCCAACAAAGGAAACATGCTGAAACCCGGCATGCCGGTATATGTTCTTGTGGAAAACAAATCACGTGATGGACTTTCAATGCCTGTAGATGCGGTGATCAGGGATGGGAAATCCTCCACCGTCTGGGTGAAAACAGCGAAGAACACTTTCGTAAACAGAATGGTGGAAACAGGTCTGGAATATGAAGACAGAATAGAAATCACATCCGGAATTAAGGCGGGGGACGAAGTAGTGGTTTCCGGGGCCTATCTGCTGAACAGTGAATACATATTCAAGAAAGGGGTTGATCCCATGGCGGGTCACGATATGAGCACAATGTAATATGAGAAAATTGAATATGATAGGTTGGCTGGCGGTGCTAGTGGTGGCTATTGTTTTAGTCATTCAGGTCATACCGGTGGAGCGTAATGTCTCCACCGTTCAGCCAGGTCAAAGTTTTGAAAAAACCGAAAAGGTGCCCGCCAACGTGGCTGCAATCCTTAAAGTTTCCTGCTATGACTGTCATTCAAATAATACCCGTTATCCCTGGTATTCGGTATTACAGCCGGGCGCGTGGTTCATGATCCGGCATATTAAAAAAGGCAAAGAAGAACTCAATTTTGATGAGTTCAATAACTATTCAAAAAGACGTAAAAAAGCAAAAATAAAAAGCATCATCAGCCAGATTGAGAAAGACGAAATGCCTTTAAAATCTTATCTACTGTTGCACAGTGATTCCAAATTAACAGCAGAGGAAAGAAAGATGCTGTTAGATTTTTTTACTTCAAGAACAAACCCACAATAAACCGAAAATCATGAAAAAATTCACCTGTCCCATGCACCCCCAGATATTGAAGGACGAACCTGGGAAATGTCCACTTTGCGGAATGAACTTAATTCCCTTGGGTGGAACCGCCCGACCTGAAAAAGACGAACACAGCCATCATCATCAGAATCATGATCATCACTCAGAATCTGATAGTTCAGCGGCGGGATTTGACAAACATGCAGGTCATCATACTCCGGATTTTCTAAAAAGATTCTGGATTACACTGGTACTTTCTGTCCCGGTGCTGCTGCTTTCCCACATGATTCAGCAGTGGCTTGGTTTCACCATAGCTTTTCAAGGTGATAAATACGTGCTGTTGGTTTTGGGAAGTATTATTTATTTCTACGGTGGAATGCCTTTTTTCAAAGGGTTTTTGGGCGAAGTGAAAGCCGGAGCTATTGGGATGATGACGCTCGTTGCTTTGGCGATTACCGTAGCTTATGTCTATTCCGTTGCCGTCGTATTCGGGCTGCCGGGCATGGATTTCTTTTGGGAGCTCGCCACCCTAATTGTCATCATGCTTCTGGGTCATTGGCTCGAAATGCGTTCACAGATGGCAGCTTCAAAAGCGTTGCAATCATTAGTGGCTTTACTTCCCAATGAGGTAACAGTAGAACAGAACGGAAGTCCCGTCAAAATAAAACTGGAACAGCTGAAAAACGGAGATACCGTAATCATAAGACCGGGCGAAAAAGTCGCCGCAGACGGTCTGATTGTCGAGGGCACTTCTTACTTAAATGAAAGTATGTTGACCGGAGAAAGTGTTCCTGTAAGAAAAGAGTCCGGTGGAAAGGTTATCGCAGGGTCTATCAATGGAGACGGGGCTTTAAAGATAAAAGCAACAGGGGTTGGAAAGGATTCGTACCTCAATAAGGTCATTAATTTGGTTCAGGATGCGCAGGCAGCAAAGTCGAACACTCAGAATCTGGCGGATAAAGTAGCCAAATGGCTTACTATAGTAGCAATTGTGGTGGGAGTAGGAACTTTCGCTTACTGGTACATCACCATGGGAGATTTGGCTTTTGCTCTGGAACGGATGGTAACGGTAATGGTAACGGCCTGCCCTCATGCTTTAGGAGTGGCAATCCCTCTGGTGGTGGCCATTTCCACTACACTTTCAGCGACAAATGGTTTACTCATCAGAAACCGCACGGCTTTTGAAACCACCAGAAAATTATCGACCATTATTTTCGATAAAACCGGCACCCTTACGAAAGGTTCCCACACTGTGCAGAAAATCATTCCTCTAACGGAACACTATTCGGAAAACGATTTACTCCAGTATGCAGCAGCAGTGCAGCAGAACTCCGAACATCACATTGCAAAAGGAATCATGCAGACCCTTTCCGAGAAAAAACTGGAGCTATGGAAGTCAGGCAATTTCCGCTACATGCAGGGAATTGGAGTGACAGGAATCGTAAACGGTAAATCGGTTGTCGCGGCTGGTCCTAATTATTTTGTTCAAAACAATAAACAGGTACCTGCCATTCCGGAAGAAATCAACCAGGATGCAGAAACAGTGAACTTTATTTTGATTGATGACGTGCCCGTGGGTATTGTTTCTTTAGCAGATACCATTCGCGAAGGCGCAAAAGAAGCTATTGACCAACTTCGAAGCACGAACATTAAATCATTCCTG contains the following coding sequences:
- a CDS encoding heavy metal translocating P-type ATPase, which gives rise to MKKFTCPMHPQILKDEPGKCPLCGMNLIPLGGTARPEKDEHSHHHQNHDHHSESDSSAAGFDKHAGHHTPDFLKRFWITLVLSVPVLLLSHMIQQWLGFTIAFQGDKYVLLVLGSIIYFYGGMPFFKGFLGEVKAGAIGMMTLVALAITVAYVYSVAVVFGLPGMDFFWELATLIVIMLLGHWLEMRSQMAASKALQSLVALLPNEVTVEQNGSPVKIKLEQLKNGDTVIIRPGEKVAADGLIVEGTSYLNESMLTGESVPVRKESGGKVIAGSINGDGALKIKATGVGKDSYLNKVINLVQDAQAAKSNTQNLADKVAKWLTIVAIVVGVGTFAYWYITMGDLAFALERMVTVMVTACPHALGVAIPLVVAISTTLSATNGLLIRNRTAFETTRKLSTIIFDKTGTLTKGSHTVQKIIPLTEHYSENDLLQYAAAVQQNSEHHIAKGIMQTLSEKKLELWKSGNFRYMQGIGVTGIVNGKSVVAAGPNYFVQNNKQVPAIPEEINQDAETVNFILIDDVPVGIVSLADTIREGAKEAIDQLRSTNIKSFLLTGDNEKVAVAVSKQLGMDGYLANVLPHHKQEKVKEFQDKGEIVAMTGDGVNDAPALAAADVGIAVGSGTDVAAETADIILVNSDPRDVVRMIDFGKKTYSKMIQNLVWAVGYNVVAIPLAAGVLYPTFVLSPAMGAVLMSVSTIVVALNASLLKIDQK
- a CDS encoding efflux RND transporter periplasmic adaptor subunit translates to MKFNILMLALLVFLYSCKKEEDPHAGHDTYYTCSMHPQVVSDKPGKCPICHMDLVPVEKKKNADPNEIVLNDEQVKLGNIKTVALSDGSMADKLTLTGTLNFNQYQMQAVSSRVMGRVERLYYKNIGDFVPKGAPLVDIYSEELNNAKQEYLLALERRKLFVGNTSIDFDQLLQSSRNKLYLWGMSESQIKQLERSGKATPTTTVFSNAAGYITDLSIAEGDYLAEGGTIVNLADLSSLWAEAQVYSSQMALLQKDSKVTVYIPDLDNLKINGKVDFTNPEISASSRINLVRISVPNKGNMLKPGMPVYVLVENKSRDGLSMPVDAVIRDGKSSTVWVKTAKNTFVNRMVETGLEYEDRIEITSGIKAGDEVVVSGAYLLNSEYIFKKGVDPMAGHDMSTM
- a CDS encoding heme-binding domain-containing protein, coding for MIGWLAVLVVAIVLVIQVIPVERNVSTVQPGQSFEKTEKVPANVAAILKVSCYDCHSNNTRYPWYSVLQPGAWFMIRHIKKGKEELNFDEFNNYSKRRKKAKIKSIISQIEKDEMPLKSYLLLHSDSKLTAEERKMLLDFFTSRTNPQ
- a CDS encoding efflux RND transporter periplasmic adaptor subunit, whose amino-acid sequence is MRKIIIFTMLLFGLTACDKVKFWEDKHSAEAAMHTYTCPMHPEVISDKPGKCPKCGMDLVLKDAPEKKEEGIKLDDLLKPTNEFVVSEQPVIKVKRENIPTTVDALGTVEYDTRQIGSISSRVAGRIEKLYVRYKYQKVSKGQRILDIYSPELLTAQQNLLFVIKNDRSNKTMIDASRQKLLLLGMPASQIEKVIQRGKPDLTVPVFSNYSGHIQQAGSAGSMGSSPQSAPAMASNNAVTAELPLKEGMYLQKGQNIFSVYNPNRTWALINIFSEDIALVSKGQSVMIIPEANPDNRFKGTIGFIEPFFRQGSKTVTARVYFDNSTAKIPVGSQVKAEIMSHNRMADWLPKSAVVSLGIDKIAFKKVEGGFIAHKVVTGAVVGDKIQIVSGLLPEDGVAENAQYLMDSESFIKINR